The following coding sequences lie in one Alphaproteobacteria bacterium genomic window:
- a CDS encoding heme A synthase produces the protein MSVQFVPPPPRYRAIAIWLLLCCAMIFAMVVIGGITRLTESGLSMVEWRPLIGWLPPLTEAAWHEVFVKYQASPQFEKVNAGMSLDDFQTIFWWEYIHRLWGRLIGVVFLLPFLWFLVRGYLDRALAPKLVIMFVLGGLQGLLGWYMVKSGLVDRPEVSQYRLAAHLGLAVVIYGYMLWVALGLLTRPATSFGPSHRTAAVLPFLVFVTLVSGGFVAGLDAGLAYNTFPLMGDAVVPEAYFAMEPAIVNVFENIAAVQFNHRLLAIVTLAATLAYVCFAGIYGIEGRARALAAAIAIFACIQVGLGIATLLLFVPLPLAVAHQAGALVLFTLAVWLVVELRHGQPKSAF, from the coding sequence ATGTCCGTGCAATTCGTCCCACCGCCGCCCCGCTACCGGGCGATCGCAATCTGGCTCTTGCTGTGCTGCGCGATGATTTTCGCCATGGTCGTCATCGGCGGCATCACCCGGTTGACCGAGTCGGGGCTGTCGATGGTCGAATGGCGGCCGCTGATCGGCTGGCTGCCGCCGTTGACCGAGGCGGCATGGCACGAGGTGTTCGTCAAATACCAGGCCTCGCCGCAGTTCGAGAAGGTCAATGCCGGGATGTCGCTGGACGACTTCCAGACCATCTTCTGGTGGGAGTACATCCACCGTCTGTGGGGGCGGCTGATCGGCGTCGTCTTTTTGCTGCCGTTCCTGTGGTTTCTGGTCCGCGGCTATCTCGACCGCGCGCTCGCACCCAAGCTCGTCATCATGTTCGTCCTCGGCGGTTTGCAGGGCCTGCTCGGCTGGTACATGGTCAAGAGCGGCCTCGTCGACCGGCCCGAGGTCAGCCAATACCGCCTCGCCGCCCATCTCGGCCTGGCGGTGGTCATCTACGGCTACATGCTGTGGGTCGCCCTCGGCCTGTTGACGCGGCCGGCGACCAGTTTCGGCCCCTCGCATCGCACCGCCGCCGTGCTGCCGTTTCTGGTCTTCGTGACCCTGGTCTCCGGCGGCTTCGTCGCCGGGCTCGACGCGGGTCTCGCCTACAACACCTTCCCGCTGATGGGTGACGCGGTGGTGCCGGAAGCGTACTTCGCCATGGAGCCCGCCATCGTCAATGTTTTCGAGAACATCGCCGCCGTGCAATTCAATCACCGGCTGTTGGCGATCGTGACCCTGGCCGCGACCCTGGCCTATGTTTGCTTCGCGGGGATCTACGGGATCGAGGGGCGGGCGCGCGCTCTCGCCGCGGCCATTGCAATATTCGCCTGCATCCAGGTCGGGCTCGGTATCGCGACGCTGCTGTTGTTCGTTCCGCTGCCCTTGGCCGTCGCCCATCAGGCGGGCGCGCTGGTATTGTTTACCTTGGCCGTGTGGCTCGTCGTCGAATTGCGTCACGGTCAACCGAAATCGGCGTTTTAG
- a CDS encoding iron chelate uptake ABC transporter family permease subunit — MDDFLLRALAAAVGVSLVAGAVGCFIVWRRMAYFGDALSHSALLGVALGLILGIDLNVGIVIACTLFAIFLVALQRQRTLASDTLLGILAHSALAIGIIVIASFETVRIDLLSYLFGDILAVDGRDLVWIYGGGAIVIAALAFLWRWLLALSVDEDLARVDGVPVDAVRLALMFLIATVIAAAVKIVGVLLITSLLIIPAATARRFARTPEQMALLAGGIGALASVLGLAGSAQWDTPTGPTIVVAATTLFALSLLAPAARH, encoded by the coding sequence CTGCTCCGCGCACTCGCCGCGGCGGTCGGCGTGTCGCTGGTTGCCGGCGCCGTCGGCTGCTTCATTGTGTGGCGGCGTATGGCCTATTTCGGCGACGCGTTGTCGCATTCGGCGCTGCTTGGCGTCGCGCTCGGGCTGATCCTCGGCATCGATCTCAATGTCGGCATCGTTATCGCCTGCACCCTGTTCGCGATTTTTCTGGTCGCCCTGCAACGCCAGCGTACCTTGGCCAGCGATACGCTGCTCGGCATCCTGGCCCACAGCGCGCTGGCGATCGGCATTATCGTCATCGCCTCGTTCGAGACCGTTCGTATCGATCTTCTGTCCTATCTGTTCGGCGATATTCTAGCCGTCGACGGAAGAGACCTGGTTTGGATCTATGGCGGCGGCGCGATCGTCATCGCCGCCCTGGCATTCCTGTGGCGCTGGTTGCTGGCGCTTTCGGTCGACGAGGATCTGGCCCGGGTCGACGGCGTTCCCGTCGATGCGGTTCGCCTTGCGTTGATGTTCTTGATCGCCACCGTCATCGCCGCCGCGGTCAAGATCGTGGGCGTCTTGCTGATCACCTCGCTGCTGATTATTCCGGCCGCGACGGCGCGGCGCTTCGCCCGCACGCCCGAACAGATGGCATTGCTCGCCGGCGGCATCGGCGCCCTGGCCTCGGTCCTCGGCCTCGCCGGATCAGCCCAATGGGATACGCCGACGGGGCCGACGATCGTGGTCGCGGCGACAACGTTGTTCGCGCTGTCCTTGCTGGCGCCGGCGGCCCGACACTAG